In a single window of the Spodoptera frugiperda isolate SF20-4 chromosome 19, AGI-APGP_CSIRO_Sfru_2.0, whole genome shotgun sequence genome:
- the LOC118281059 gene encoding uncharacterized protein LOC118281059 — MLKLLQFIVLLLYYARTVQAAQDYWLEKYHDAKNADEAPTRILQLMRSYYEENHARITALNPMRFMYEESPYYEQGYVISELLERYRKLVEMSQRVFTFNSDTFFDSIKRVEWAQRLYFEIYHLVRMMHEVPKKWRHHPEFSITEQIRPEGMDTASISGVPIKGEEKEGGPSAKEKAFLDGMKNTLDNMAKKREKNRKKKRKIYKQIREAFLANLTDKMDYSQIYKHMEKKYNTQWPIDYGWEIDYEW, encoded by the exons atgttaaaactattacaattcattgtattattattgtact ATGCAAGAACAGTGCAGGCTGCACAAGATTACTGGTTGGAGAAGTATCACGATGCCAAGAACGCGGATGAAGCTCCTACCAGGATTCTACAGCTGATGAGGTCTTACTATGAAGAAAACCATGCGAGGATTACTGCTTTGAACCCCATGCGGTTCATGTATGAAGAGAGCCCATACTACGAGCAGGGTTATGTAATATCAGAACTGTTGGAAAG GTATAGAAAACTGGTGGAAATGAGTCAGAGAGTCTTCACTTTTAATTCGGATACTTTCTTTGATTCAATCAAACGCGTCGAATGGGCTCAAAGATTGTACTTCGAAATCTACCATCTGGTACGAATGATGCACGAAGTACCGAAGAAATGGAGACATCATCCTGAGTTCAGCATCACGGAGCAGATAAGGCCTgaag GCATGGATACAGCATCAATATCAGGAGTTCCAATCAAAGGTGAGGAGAAGGAAGGTGGACCTTCAGCAAAAGAGAAAGCATTCCTTGATGGAATGAAGAATACCCTCGACAATATGGCCAAAAAGAGAGAGAAAAATAGAAAGAAGAAACGCAAGATTTACAAGCAAATACGGGAGGCGTTCCTAGCTAACTTGACTGACAAAATGGATTACTCGCAAATTTATAAACATATGGAGAAGAAATATAACACACAATGGCCTATTGATTACGGATGGGAGATTGACTATGAATGGTGA